The DNA region ACCAATAGTAGAGGAAACACCAACCCAACCAAATATTGAACTGTTCTCTGGATACAAACTTATTAGTGTTGACGGTGGTGATTTGTCTGGCAATCGTGAAGCTAATGTCGTCGTTGACATTGGTTATGGGGACCGTGAATACTGGGCATTTACGAATGAATACGGGCAACTAGTGCGTGTCATTGCTGCCGAAATCATTATACAAGACGACCGTAACGAACCTGTATTATCGTCTGGCAGATACTACTCTGATGAAGCAAAGGTTCCTGGTGTCGAAAGTGACGTTTTAGATGAAGGGCATGTTATTGCTGATTCTCTAGGTGGGGTATCGAATGCGTATAATATTACCCCACAAGATAGTACGCTCAACCGGCATGGTGATCAAGCTTATATGGAAAACGCAATCCGTACGGCAGGTGGAGCAACTAATTTTGAAGCAATTATCACATATCCGAATACAAAAACGCAGATTCCTTCAAGTTATCAGTATACCTATACTATAATGGGTAACGAGATTGTTGATACATTTGACAATGTGAACCCTGATGAAATAAACTCGTCACTCGGTTTAACAGGCAGTGAGCCTTCTAATTCAACTAGTACAAACACAAACGGTGATATTTCTAGTGTTGATACAAACGGTAATGGACAGGTGACGATTAAAGAAGCAAAAGCAGCAGGTTTCAGTATGCCAATAACGAGTGCTCATTGGTTATACCCCTATATGCGCGATAATGATAATGACGGTATGGTAGGTGAGTAATCCCCTAGAACTTTGAGGCAAAATAAATGAACGAAAGAACATTTTCCTCGTTGGACGATTTATAACAATTTGCAAATGGATGTCTGTATTGGAACAACTGAAACTATTGGTCATAGTCATATCATCTATAAAATATGTACTGTGAAAATATAATTATTTTTCACTAACAGGTACGTTAGCTTAAGTTCGGGGCTGTCATTTTGGCAGCTCTTTTTATTGAATAAAGGAGCAAGGCGTATTGTTCCTGCCAGTCACGATCACATTCGGTCGATGGAGAAAAGTGTTTCCCTTTATTGAGAGGATTGGCGAGAGAGGTTCAATAAAAGAAATGGTCTGGGGTCCCCCTGGGGGGTATGTCGTCTGTGATTGTGTTTCACTCTACTATAGCTCGCGGTAAATTTTTTTAAAAAAATAGCTTTTATCTATTATTATAACTTAATAAGTCGGATATTAATTGGTTCCTATTTAGGGCTATTTTTTGATTAATTATCAATAATTAGAAAAGTTGTAACAAGTGAAAGCAGAAAACAAATAAATTAAGCAGTAAGATATTCTTGAAAGCCCTAAAGGAGGTATTTCATGGAATTTTATCTAGCAAAAGATAAGTTTGTTTTGGGTGTTGCGGGAGGGGAGTTCTATACTTTAAATAGTGAACCCAAAGCGGTTATTTTAACAAAAGAGCCTGTTCCAACTAAAAAGTGGACTATACCTAGTGTAATAGACAAGACGCTTTTTGAAGGGGAAGAATGGACCATTGAAACTGAATTCCGAGAATTTTTATGTGATGAAAAAAAAGTCTACATCTTCCAATTTGAATACCATAGAACTGTACCAGGTTATTGTTGTGGTAAAGCCGAATTTTTCGTAACAGAGGAATATGCAAGAGAGAAAATAGACTCGCTACGTAAAACTAGCAAAATCAGTGAATATAATTGGGATGCTACCAAACCAACTTGGAGAGAGGTTCAGCAGAAATTGTATTACCGTAAAGTCTAACAATTCCCCCTTTTTATACATAGCGAGGAACGTCACCTTAATTGGTGGCGTTTTTAACATTTTGTTACTTAATATTACTAAATGTTAATTGGAATGTAGGAGTTAAACCATCATGTGCATAAAAAGTAGATATTTCCTTGTAGCGCGTTTTCGTTATGTAATGACATTACACCGTAATTTTTCCAATAAGAAGAACCATGGTATTCCAACAAATAGAATTATTTGTAAATTATTCCTATTAAGAAAGGTCCCCTAATGATAAAATAGAATTATTATATCAAACAAATGGGGATTGTGTGATGAGTAAAAGGATTTACTACCTATTAATGATTCTATGGATAGTGTCAGCCAATACAGCATTTGCCCACCCAGGAAATACGGATTCGAGTGGCGGTCATACGTGTAGGACCAACTGTGAGCAGTGGGGATTGGATTACGGAGAGTATCACTATCATGATTCTTCTTCACCGCTTTCCAGCAGTGATTATGATGATGGTTATAATCGAGGCTATGAAATAGCGTATAGTTATACCTCCCAATGTGAAGAGGAATATGAATGGTGGTGGGAAGGACCACAGACATTCGGTGACGGGTATGAGCAGGGAATAGAGGATGGTCATCAAGAGGGCATGTCCATTTGTTATAAGAATAGTCGCACTGCAGGGTATGAACAAGGATATTCGGATTACATAGACGATTATGGATATGACGGTGAACCTCAAGAAACATATGACTACACAACATACGAGGAAGGCTACAGTGAGGGATGGGGGCAGGCGGAAAGTGAGGATGATAGTGAGTCAGAAGAAGCTTCATACGTTTCGTCCTACGACTCAACATCAGATTCAGATGAAGAATATTATTCTGATGAAGATATTAGTTCAATAGATCAAGAGTCAATATATGATGATGGTTACGATGAAGGCTTTGAATCGGCGGTGGGGGAGTACCTTTATGATGACTATGATAGTAGTCTAGAAGAAAATGAACTCAAATTTTATAAAAAAGGGTATTTTGCTGGTTATATAGAGGGAGGTGGAGGAAGCTTTTTTGAAAATATTTATTACTTTTTATTTCAAAAGTACATTGCAGCTACTGTAATAGTTATCATATTTATACTTTTAGGTGTATTTTGGATTATAACAAAAGTAAAAACTAAGAAACTGTTAAATAAAATTCCGGGTAATTCCAAAAAATCTGTTTCAAAAGAGAGTTTCTTTGCATGGGGGATAAGTGGCATTGTTATTGCTTCTGTCACTGGTTTTATCTTAATGAGTGACACAGATGAATCGGAACCAGTAAGCACTAATGAAACAGATAATCCTTATTCCTATACATCTATAGACCATGATTGTGGTGATTTTGAAACACAGAAAGAAGCTCAGTTATTTTATGAAGCAAACGGTGGACCTGATGAAGACCCACACGATTTGGATCGTGATAACGATGGAATGGCATGTGACTGGAATCAATGAAATATTGAAACAGTTTGTAAATAGGAGAAAATGGTTCCTATTTTAAGCAGACAAGTTTTGAGTATAAACTTGACTGTTCTGGGAGGCACTTTTCCTTGTTCCACTAACGAGCAGATTAGCTGAAGAAGATTTGTCTAAGCAATTAGTAATATTAAATAAAGAAGACAACAGTCCTCTTTATTTAATATTCTTTATGAAGTCTTCTAACAAATCATATAACACGGACGGTTCCCATTCTCCCATACCGTGTTCAGCAGTAAGAACAGGAACAGGATAATTTTTATTGCTTAGCATGGAGAAAATTATAGTTCTCCCTAAGATTTTTGTTTTTTCCACGTCCTCACGACCTTCTTAATGTTTAAATAGAATATTATTATAAAGGAAATCTGCCAAAACTCCCTTTTTTTATAATACCCAGCGTGAAATTGAGAAATAAATATTAAAACAGAGTTTTTTTAAGAATATAGTCATATATTTCCATGATTAAGTGGATATCAAGAATGAACAGCATAAAAATTTGTAGAATTATTACTATTGAGGGGATTTATATGTCGGAATATGAATTAGATGTTCTTAATCAAATTGAACAGGAAATATTAGAAGAGGAAGAAGGAAACTCCAGTGATTCGGAAGAAAGCGCAGAAAAGGAAATAGAGAAAAAAAGAAAGCAGATGCTTTATGTATTGATGAAGAATTAATACTTGGAAATTAAGAAGAATACAGAGAAAAAGAGGATTGAATATTACTATGTCTAATGAAGATATTTTACTAAATAAAGTTTTAGATGCGAGTTCCAATACAATTTGGGATGAATTGAAAAAGATAAGAGAGTCTTCAGAAATAGAAAAACGGACTATTAGACGTAGATGGATATGGGAACTAATTCAAAATGCATCAGACTGTACACCTAAAGGTAAGAAAATAGATATAAAAATTAATTACTCTAATAATCAAATCATATTTAGTCATAATGGACTCCCATTTTCGTATGAAAATTTATTAGATTTAATCACACAAATCTCATCTAAGCAAAGTTCAGAAGAAAAGAAAACAGGGAAATTTGGAACTGGTTTTATGTCAACTCATTTATTATCAGAGATTGTACAGATTCAAGGGTCGTTTAGTCAAGAAGATAGTAAGTATACAAAATTCGAGTTCATTGTTGATAGATCAGGAAATGATTATAGCGATATTAAGAATAAAACCAAAACTATGCTAGAACAATTAGATCTTGTAAGCAAAAATCAAGAGGAACTACAAGAAAATTATGAGGACACAAAATTTATTTATTCAATAGAAGATGATGAAATAAGTAAAGCAGTAGAGAAAGGAATAGTAGACTTGAAAGAGACTATTCCTTATGTATTAACTTTTAATGAGAATATCAATTCTATTACATACAATGGTAATTGTTACAAGAAAAATAATGAAATAACTTCAAGCAAAAATAACAAGATAAAAGTTGTTCAAATTAATGATTCTGATAGTAATAAAGAGTTACTAATAGTAAATGAAAATAATGTAACGATTGGTTGCGCTATTGAACGTAAAGACGATAAGTTATATTTCTTGCCAATTTCCAGTACTATGGCAAAGGTTTTTTGTGAATTTCCTCTGTTAGGAACTGAAAAATTTAGTTTTCCTATAGTGGTTAATTCAAGGTTTTTTGAAGTAGAAAGAGATAGAAATGCTATTAGGGATAGCAATAAATCAAATAATGAATTAATACAAGTAGCTGTCTCTTTATACAAGGAATTAATAGATTATTGTTCAAGTAATAACACGACAAAAAATGAATTTAATATTTGTATTTTAAATAAAGCTACTTCATCATTTATTCAAGAGAATAGTTACAAAGAGATTAAAAAATATATTGATAAGAGTGCAATCATTCCTATTCATAATCATGTGGAAGGTTCAAAGCGATTGGCATTTAAAAATAGTGATGGAGACGTAGTAATAGGCATACCATCAACAATAGAAGAGATTCACCAGGGCTTACTTTGGGATATTTTATCTAATTTAAAAGCACTTCAGATACCAACTAAAGATACTTATAAAGGTTGGAATGCGGTGTTTGGAGGTAATGTTTCATTTTCTAGGATAAACAATACTTTAAAAGATTCAAGCATTGATAAATTAGTCGCTTTTTTGAAAGATAAAACCCTATTTTTAGATTGGTTGAATGCTTTTTATATTCTCTGGATTAAGGATGAAGGTCTTGAGAAAGTTGTAGAATCAGTATTTATACCGAATCAAAATAATGAGTTTGTAAAATTCGACAAGATTTACTCCGATAAAAATATAGATGATGAACTCAAGAATATTTTAACATTATTGGGTGGAAATATTAGAGGTCAGCTATTACACCAAGAAATTATTTCATTTGAACACTATTTCCAAGAACACCCCAAAAAAATTAAGACTAATGAAATAGTCTCTGATCTGATTGAGTTTAAAGTATCAGAAATTCTAGGTAAGGAAACTGTGGATAGGGCAGAAAGAGAAGAACCTACTCAAAGAGTATTTAATAGATTAACTAATTGGTTCCTGTCAAATCCTGAAAAATCAAAAGAGTGGTTTGAAAATTTATATCCAAAGAGAATGATGTTATCTTCCCCAGAAGAAAATCTAAGAAGATATAAAATAGCCGAGAAAATAGAAGAAAACAATATTAAGTATGAAGAATTAGATGAAATTATTAATAATCGAGATAAAATAATGGAGATTATAACTAACTCTGAACTGAGCAAAGATGATATTATTGATCAATTAAAACATGTTATTACCTCATCCGAAGAAATGAAACGCTATGTAGAGAATTTACTACATAGAAGTACAGAAAATATTTTTAAGTATTTAAGCAGACTTAAAGATTATACACTTCCAGCAACTTTAGAAGAATGGATGAATGAAAAGTATTCTGATACGGTATTTCCAGCTAAGTATAACGGAAATGATTTTAGAATCGTTATTCGTCCAAGTGATTATCAAAAAATAATATTTTATTATGATGAAGAATTAGAGGCTTTAGATGATGTTAACTATCAATTGTGGACCGATGATGGAGAAGTACAACGAATGATTACTTTAGGTGATTTGCTTAAAACAACAGGTATATCTAAAATTCCATTGACTAAGTTATAAGAGAGGTAATTTTTAGTGTTTAGAACAATTAAAGATATTGAAAACAAAATAAGTACAAACAATAGACAGAATACAACCTATATACACCCAATTGCGAGTCGTGAAGAAATAGCAAAATTAATTGTTGCATACTCGAACAGTAACGGTGGAGATATAGTCTTTGGAATACGAGATGATGGTAAAAGATTAGAAATAAAGAATTTTCCCTTTAGATTTGATTTGGAGAGAGTTCAAAATTTGATAGAGGGTATTATAGATCTTAAAAGTGAATACTTTACTTTAAAAGGCATTAAGCTTTATTATATTTCTATTAATAAAGCAGAGGAATTAGTAAAAGTAAATAAAACAATTTATATAATTGGTGATAGTGGAGTGGCTGAACAGATGAAGAACCAGAAGATATTTATTTCATATTGTTGGAATGATGCAGCGTTTGCTGATTTAATTGATAATGATTTCAAAAATATGGGGTATACTTTAACTAGAGATGTTCGAAATATTGAGTTTAAAGATAGTATTAAAGATTTCATGAAAACTATTGGGAAACACGATTTTGTTATTAGTATTATTAGTGACCAATATTTAAAATCAGTAAATTGTATGTATGAGATTTCTGAAGTTATGCGTTCGCGTGAATATAAAAAGAAAATGTTATTGGTAATATTAAAAGATTCTGATAAAAAATTTTTACCTTCACTTTCAGAGATACCGTCTACAATTGCAGCTAATATATACTCTTTTGAGCAACGGATAGGATATATATCTTATTGGGAAGAGAAAGAGAAGGCATACTCGGAAATGATTCGGAAAATAACTCAAGATACAAATAAGATAGAACCTTTACAGGAGTTAAAAAGAATAAAGAGTATTTCAAATAACGTCAGTGAATTTTTATCTGATATAAGTGATTGGAACAATACTAATTTAAGTGACCTAAAAGCATCTGACTATACTACTTTTATAAAAGAAATTAACCAAAGTGTTAACTAAATGATTGCTTTGAATTCATTTAATGCCATATACATTAGTGGAAAATTGTATTTTAATCAATCTTTTTTATAAAACCAACCCACGCATTTTGATCAATCTTTGTTCAAAATGTGTGGGTTTCTTCTATTATAAAATCAACATTTGCAAAATGCTTATAATCGAACATTATTCGAAAGCTACATTATGGAAAGCCGTTCAAATAGGAGACGATAAGCATTTAACTACTAGGGTAGCAAATACATAGTAAAAAAGATTATTGTGAAGAAATGTACTTAAAGTAATGGGTGCATTACTTCAACAATGAGGTAATGCCGTTTTCTTATTGAAGTAACGGGCAGAATAGCTCAATAACTATTACCTATAAAACAATTATGTCGTTGCACTGGTTTATATTACTACATAGTTTTTTTGTCTGATATATTAAGTTCCTGTTGTATTAAGTTATAGGCATTGCATCTCACATATTAGCCCATAATATGGTATTTTAATGTTAGAGAAAAAAACTACTGTTAGGAGCTTGAATCATGAATATTTCAGAACTTATTGCTTTGGGAGAAAAAGTTGCAAAACAGAATTATAAATCAGGAGGTTACGGTAGCGGTTACTATTCTGGCGAAGCATACCAGAATTGGCTCGCTCTTGCCACACGATTTGTAGAATCCAACTTCCCTAACGATCCTGATACAATACGATTTCGTAAAATAGCTGAAAATGCAAATGGTTTTGGAGATGATAAATATCATCCCCTTATATCAATCCTAAAGGCGTTTGAACAGAACCCGCCTGTACCACAAAAAACTGATATAATGCCCATTATCGAAAAGTTATGCAATAACTTTAACAAATTCGATGTTAACATTAAACGTCGGCGTTCCAATCGTCCAACAATAACAATCAATGATGAGTATGATATGCAAGATGCAATGTTAGCTATATTAAAGCTGTTTGTTGATGACATCAGACCCGAGGATTATGTACCAAGTTATGCTGGAGGTAATTCAAGAGTAGATTTTCTCTTACCTCAACATGGAGTAGTTATTGAGACGAAAATGACAAACAGGGGCTTATCCGATAAGCAGATCGGTGAACAATTGATAATTGATTTTGAAAGGTATAAGCAACACCCAGAATATAGTCATTTAGTTTGTTTTGTTTATGACAAGAATTCGCATATTACAAATCCCCACGGACTCATTAATGATCTTGAAAAACTAAGCGATCAAAATATGCGTATAACCGTATTTATATCCCCACAATAAAATCCGTTATAACCACAACCGCAGTTAAACTAATGGGGGTTTTAGTAAGAGAAGAGCTGGATTTCAGCATAAAGAAACTAGCCCAATTTTTGAGGCGAGTTTTGCCTTTTTAGTATATGCGTTTTACAATGTCAAATTCACTGCTTTTTTTCTTCATTCTTCTTTTATGGTCAATGCCTCTTGGGAGGCCTCTTTAAAATAGGTTTCCGCTTGATTAAAGTAGTCTGTTGCTCTCAAACTCGCATCAATAGAAGGTTGTGTAGCTTGATTTGTCAGTTCCCGATAATAGTTATCCGCTATGTATTTCCATTCTTTTACTCCTTTTAAGAAGAGTGAATAAGATTCCACTACCTCTTTATTCTCTCCAATTTCATCCTGCAGTCCCAGTATATCATTCGTCAAATCTCTGATTTCCGATAAAGAAGTATCCAGATCGGTCCAAAATTGGACTGAAAACGCATTGGGAGAAGCTGCATTAAGCTTCAACATAAGGTTGAATTCATTGATTTCTTTCATTAATCGTTCCTGGTGGCATAATTTGTTTCGAATAATCTGCCAGCGGTTGTGTCTGTTCCACAAGTTTATCTTCTACCGTTTTTTCTTTGGGCTTCTCTACGGAAGTTTTGCTCTGACACCCTATGAGGGAAAGGGCTAGGATGACAATCAGGAATTTTTTCATAGCAGATCCTCCTTTAAAATGTGAGTTACCCCTATTGTATAACAATTCTCACAATAACAGATACATATTTTGGTAGTTTTTTATTACTACTGACTCAACCCACTCCTGTCCAATAGAGTGAGGTATTTCTGCTGATCCTTTTAACCACCGTCCTTAGCTACCTGTTGATTTTTTTCTAATTTCTATCTCTTCAATATGATTTTCATTACAGAAAAAGAAGGAAGGTTAATATAAGAAAAAACATTGTTAATTGGGATAAATGGTGCCATGTTTTGGTGCCCTAATATGTGGAATGTTGGAAGGAAAGTAGTTAAAGACTGTTGGAGAAAACGAACGTAACAAAAAAAGCCATCAGCATTAACTGTGGGCTTCCCAATGTAATTAGTAGCATCTGTCCACTTTGTTAGAATTTCCTTCTGATAACCTCCCCCAAACCTCCCCCAAAAGGCTGGTGAGAAATACATTGTTTTACTAAGCAAATCAATTAACGTGAGTACAACTCAATTAGTAGAAATAATGGTTTTTAAATAAATATATAAAGAAAGCCTGTATATTGAAGCTTTTTATGTTAGAACTGGTTTAAACTCGTGATGTGCTGCTATTAAACCTTGGTTGTAAGGTTCATAGCCATGTGGGCATTTGGCAAAAAATAATTCTAACTCACTTACTTCTTCGTAAGTAAAATAACCATCTAATAATTGGGAGTTTAAAATAGATGACAAGAATTTAGTAAACATTTTATTTGCTTCACAAATTGGGTATTTGCTAGACTTTTGTCCCCCTTCAGAAATCCATGAATTGAGTTCATTAATAATCCCTTTAGATCTGCGATAAGCGATTGCCATTGCAAGGGAATCTGCTGCCAGACCACCTTTTTCAGATGTGTTCATTTTAAGCAAAGCATTAAGTACCTTTTTAGGGATTTTAATTAATGTTTGCTTTTCTTTATTTATTAAGTAATACTTCCGATCAACTTTTGCAATGTTGCCAATATCCGTTTCTTTTAGGGGTTTATCACTCACCATACCAGCACTCCTCTCCATATTTAACTTGATTATATCAAAATCTGGCAATTATTGCTGTTATGAGATACAAGTGATTTTCTGATATTCTACTTGTGCTTAAAATTCCTAAATGTAGTTTTTTATAGATGAACATAGTTTTTGAAACTGCAAAGTAGAATAAAATTCGGTGGGCAATCAGGTGC from Neobacillus sp. FSL H8-0543 includes:
- a CDS encoding DNA/RNA non-specific endonuclease; translation: MKKKMNYLIVLLTIIFMVGCTNLEDTSNTNVETDSQEVTTVETNNNNEKEETVTTVVDEPIVEETPTQPNIELFSGYKLISVDGGDLSGNREANVVVDIGYGDREYWAFTNEYGQLVRVIAAEIIIQDDRNEPVLSSGRYYSDEAKVPGVESDVLDEGHVIADSLGGVSNAYNITPQDSTLNRHGDQAYMENAIRTAGGATNFEAIITYPNTKTQIPSSYQYTYTIMGNEIVDTFDNVNPDEINSSLGLTGSEPSNSTSTNTNGDISSVDTNGNGQVTIKEAKAAGFSMPITSAHWLYPYMRDNDNDGMVGE
- a CDS encoding YHYH domain-containing protein; this translates as MSKRIYYLLMILWIVSANTAFAHPGNTDSSGGHTCRTNCEQWGLDYGEYHYHDSSSPLSSSDYDDGYNRGYEIAYSYTSQCEEEYEWWWEGPQTFGDGYEQGIEDGHQEGMSICYKNSRTAGYEQGYSDYIDDYGYDGEPQETYDYTTYEEGYSEGWGQAESEDDSESEEASYVSSYDSTSDSDEEYYSDEDISSIDQESIYDDGYDEGFESAVGEYLYDDYDSSLEENELKFYKKGYFAGYIEGGGGSFFENIYYFLFQKYIAATVIVIIFILLGVFWIITKVKTKKLLNKIPGNSKKSVSKESFFAWGISGIVIASVTGFILMSDTDESEPVSTNETDNPYSYTSIDHDCGDFETQKEAQLFYEANGGPDEDPHDLDRDNDGMACDWNQ
- a CDS encoding ATP-binding protein, whose amino-acid sequence is MSNEDILLNKVLDASSNTIWDELKKIRESSEIEKRTIRRRWIWELIQNASDCTPKGKKIDIKINYSNNQIIFSHNGLPFSYENLLDLITQISSKQSSEEKKTGKFGTGFMSTHLLSEIVQIQGSFSQEDSKYTKFEFIVDRSGNDYSDIKNKTKTMLEQLDLVSKNQEELQENYEDTKFIYSIEDDEISKAVEKGIVDLKETIPYVLTFNENINSITYNGNCYKKNNEITSSKNNKIKVVQINDSDSNKELLIVNENNVTIGCAIERKDDKLYFLPISSTMAKVFCEFPLLGTEKFSFPIVVNSRFFEVERDRNAIRDSNKSNNELIQVAVSLYKELIDYCSSNNTTKNEFNICILNKATSSFIQENSYKEIKKYIDKSAIIPIHNHVEGSKRLAFKNSDGDVVIGIPSTIEEIHQGLLWDILSNLKALQIPTKDTYKGWNAVFGGNVSFSRINNTLKDSSIDKLVAFLKDKTLFLDWLNAFYILWIKDEGLEKVVESVFIPNQNNEFVKFDKIYSDKNIDDELKNILTLLGGNIRGQLLHQEIISFEHYFQEHPKKIKTNEIVSDLIEFKVSEILGKETVDRAEREEPTQRVFNRLTNWFLSNPEKSKEWFENLYPKRMMLSSPEENLRRYKIAEKIEENNIKYEELDEIINNRDKIMEIITNSELSKDDIIDQLKHVITSSEEMKRYVENLLHRSTENIFKYLSRLKDYTLPATLEEWMNEKYSDTVFPAKYNGNDFRIVIRPSDYQKIIFYYDEELEALDDVNYQLWTDDGEVQRMITLGDLLKTTGISKIPLTKL
- a CDS encoding TIR domain-containing protein, with protein sequence MFRTIKDIENKISTNNRQNTTYIHPIASREEIAKLIVAYSNSNGGDIVFGIRDDGKRLEIKNFPFRFDLERVQNLIEGIIDLKSEYFTLKGIKLYYISINKAEELVKVNKTIYIIGDSGVAEQMKNQKIFISYCWNDAAFADLIDNDFKNMGYTLTRDVRNIEFKDSIKDFMKTIGKHDFVISIISDQYLKSVNCMYEISEVMRSREYKKKMLLVILKDSDKKFLPSLSEIPSTIAANIYSFEQRIGYISYWEEKEKAYSEMIRKITQDTNKIEPLQELKRIKSISNNVSEFLSDISDWNNTNLSDLKASDYTTFIKEINQSVN